The Stigmatella ashevillena genomic sequence AACACCTGCGCCTGGTCCGCCCCGGGAATGCCAATGCCGTGGTCCTTCACGTGGATGCGGGCCTCGTCGCCCAACTCCTCCACCTCCACGGTGATGGGCGCACCCGCCGGGCTGTACTTGTGCGCGTTCTCCAACAGGTTGACGAGCACCTGCTCCAGCCGGTCCCGGTCTCCCTGCACCCACACGCGCGAGCGGGACACGTTCACCGAGAAGGGGCGCTCGAAGGCATGGCGGAAGTGGTCCACCACCTCCGCCACGAGCTGGCCCAGCTCCAGCGGCGCGGCATGCATCGCCAGCTTGCCCAGCTCCAGCCGCGAGGCGTCCAGCAGGTCATCCACCAGCCCGGCCAGCCGGTCCACCTGCCGCTTGGACTTGAGCACGCTGGCAAGCTCCACCGGCTGTCCGGTGGCGATGCGCCGCTCCATCGTGAAGAGGCTGAGCTTGAGCGGGGTGAGCGGCGTCTTCAGCTCGTGCGAGGCGATGGACATGAACTCCTCGCGCACCCGCAGCGCCGCCTGGGCCTCGCGCAGCAGCCGCGCGTTCTCCACCGCCACCGCGAGCTGCCCGGCCGCCGCCATCCACAAGTCCAGCTCCCTCACGGAGAAGGACGCGCCCTGCTCCTTATAAAGGAGGAGCAGCCCCACCGTGCGCTTGGGCGCGCACAACGGCACGGCGGCGAAGATGGAGCCCATGCTGTCGCCGTACCCGCGCTGGACGCCAATCTGGGCCCGCCGCGTGGCGAGCGCGTGCTGAAAGGGGTCCGCCGCCGGATCAAACGTGTCCTCGGGAGAGTCCCGGTCCGCCAGGTCCGACACGGCGGCCCGGCGCAGGGTTCCCTGCGTTCCTTCCTCACACAGGAACACCTCCGCGCGCCGCACCTGGGCGCAGCGCACCAGGGCCAGCACGGCCGCCGAGCACACGCTGTCCACATCCAGCGTCTCCCCCACGGCGCGGGCCACCTGCTGCACCACCTGGGAGAAGGCCTCCTCATCATCCAATCCGGAAGGATCGAAGATGAGCCAGGCGCCGGGGGGCTCTCCCTCCCCCGCGGGCTGCACCTGGACACGCACCTGGCGCATCGCACAGGTGATGAGGTGCCCCGCGTACGGACGGCCCGCCCGGACGGCCCGGACCAGGGCATCCCGGCTTCGGCTGTACTCCAGCCCTTCAAGCAGGCCCCGGCCCACCGTCAGGGGCAGGCCGACCTTCCGGGCGAAATCCGCTTCCAACCACTGAACCTGCAACTCGGGGCCCACGCGGAGCATGGCCTGAGGCAGCAGATTGAGAACGTTCTCGAAGTCTGGAGGGACCATAGGCGGGGTCCTTCGAAATAGGGGCCCCCTGCCCGCCCTGACAACCGCCGCCCGGCTTTTCCCAGGAGTCCGGCATCCTCCCCGTTGGTGGGACAACACTGACCCGGCGCCCTTCCTCCACCGGCTGACAGCCGCCTCGCCTTGGGGGCAGGGAGGCATTCATTGGGGAACGCTTACGGCGGCGCCTTCGTGTGGTAAAGGACAGGCGCCATGCCTTCTGAGCCCTCCAAGGATCTGCAGACCTTCCCCAACCCGGCGGCCGAGCGCGACTATGAGATCGCCTTCGACGTTCCGGAGTTCACCTGCCTGTGCCCGATGACCGGGCAGCCCGACTTCGCGCACTTCAAGATCCGCTATGTGCCGGACGAGCTGTGCGTGGAACTCAAGAGCCTCAAGTTCTACATGTGGTCCTACCGCAACGAGGGCGCGTTCCACGAGAAGGTGACCAACACCATCGCGGACGACATCATCCGGGCCATCAAGCCCCGCAAGCTCACGGTGGTGGGAGACTTCTTCGTGCGCGGCGGCATCGGCACCGTCGTCACCGTGACGCACGAGAAGAAGAAGGGCTAAAGCCCTCCGCGCAGCTCCAGCTTCATCCGGAACGTGCCCTCCTGCTCTTGCAGGAGCGCCACCCACCGGCCGAGGTGGAAGCCCCGCACGGGCGCCTGGGGATCCGGGAAGCCCGGCGGCAGACGCCACTCCGGAGGCAGACGCCGCCCCAGCGCAATGGGCCGCTCCCGCCGCAGCTCCCCCACCTCCGCATCCGAGAGCTCTCGCAGGGCGCTCCAGGGCAGCAACTGGCGTCCGTGCAGCCCCACGCGCCGCCCAGGCCCCGGGTCCTCCCAGGGACCGATGGCCGTGCGGTGCAGCCGGGCCAGGTGGGCCCCACACCCGAGGCGCCTTCCCAGCTCCCGGGCCAAGGAGCGCACGTAGAAGCCTCCCCGGCACACCAGCTCCAGCCGGCTGGAGCGCGGCAGATCGTGGGAGAGCCAACGCGCCTCGTGCAAGTAGACGCGTGAGGGCGGCAGCACCACCTCCTCGCCCCGGTGGGCCTTGCGGTACGCGGGCTCTCCGCCCAGCTTCTTCGCGCTGGTGGCGGGAGGCACCTGGTCATGCCACCCCCGGAAGCCCCCGAGCGCCGCCTCCAGCGCCTCGGGCGTCAGGGCAGAGGGGTCTCCCTGGTGAACCACCCGGCCCAGCAGATCTCCGTTGTCCGTCTCCGAGCCCCAGAGGACCTGCGCCACATAGCGCTTCGGCACGGCGTGCAGCAGGTCCATCAGCCGCGTGGCCTGGCCCACCAGCAGCAGCAGCAGCCCCTCGGCGAACGGATCCAGCGTCCCACCGTGGCACACGGGCACCCGCTTGCCAGGGCGCGCGGCCTCGAGCTCGGCCATCGCGGCGCGCACCGAGGTGAAGCTCGTCTCCCCCAGCGGCTTGTGGACGAGGT encodes the following:
- the truB gene encoding tRNA pseudouridine(55) synthase TruB, which encodes MREAAPLEPGIHLVHKPLGETSFTSVRAAMAELEAARPGKRVPVCHGGTLDPFAEGLLLLLVGQATRLMDLLHAVPKRYVAQVLWGSETDNGDLLGRVVHQGDPSALTPEALEAALGGFRGWHDQVPPATSAKKLGGEPAYRKAHRGEEVVLPPSRVYLHEARWLSHDLPRSSRLELVCRGGFYVRSLARELGRRLGCGAHLARLHRTAIGPWEDPGPGRRVGLHGRQLLPWSALRELSDAEVGELRRERPIALGRRLPPEWRLPPGFPDPQAPVRGFHLGRWVALLQEQEGTFRMKLELRGGL
- the queF gene encoding preQ(1) synthase is translated as MPSEPSKDLQTFPNPAAERDYEIAFDVPEFTCLCPMTGQPDFAHFKIRYVPDELCVELKSLKFYMWSYRNEGAFHEKVTNTIADDIIRAIKPRKLTVVGDFFVRGGIGTVVTVTHEKKKG
- a CDS encoding ATP-binding protein yields the protein MVPPDFENVLNLLPQAMLRVGPELQVQWLEADFARKVGLPLTVGRGLLEGLEYSRSRDALVRAVRAGRPYAGHLITCAMRQVRVQVQPAGEGEPPGAWLIFDPSGLDDEEAFSQVVQQVARAVGETLDVDSVCSAAVLALVRCAQVRRAEVFLCEEGTQGTLRRAAVSDLADRDSPEDTFDPAADPFQHALATRRAQIGVQRGYGDSMGSIFAAVPLCAPKRTVGLLLLYKEQGASFSVRELDLWMAAAGQLAVAVENARLLREAQAALRVREEFMSIASHELKTPLTPLKLSLFTMERRIATGQPVELASVLKSKRQVDRLAGLVDDLLDASRLELGKLAMHAAPLELGQLVAEVVDHFRHAFERPFSVNVSRSRVWVQGDRDRLEQVLVNLLENAHKYSPAGAPITVEVEELGDEARIHVKDHGIGIPGADQAQVFQRFYRARNVSHRNFGGLGLGLFISHSICKMHGGNLSLSSAEGQGSTFSVSLPRMSAREVGRLPRRVLLLDEDRIQEDEAARVLRAEGFEVLTVRDGNEALRQEAHLPVDLILLSASASQKEVGVFLETFATLPRARPVPILLAGARLPAWAQEGTVLCARPYRQDELVARVRNTLALTPDPGWPVAEEVMVRM